In Scleropages formosus chromosome 18, fSclFor1.1, whole genome shotgun sequence, one DNA window encodes the following:
- the LOC108922206 gene encoding C-X-C chemokine receptor type 3-like → MENASHFDIELDGLFLENSSYDYGDYTNYEEDLHILSVFIPVLYSLALIVGLLGNGLLLVVLYKLLCPWSVTHTFILHLLVANTLLLLTLPFWAAEAAQGWSFGSPLCMLMGAIFKIVFCCGNFLLACMSVDQYLSIVHNVQMYSKLNPWKVQVNFLLVWLVCLLLCIPDWIPTKYQETGLKGIVKFCHNPVQLSASAYASRWLYHVVGFIIPSIVIVFCFSCALLRLPGSSPRIRKQGSMRAILVLVLAFFICWTPYNIILIVDTASVRKGSSLDTPLIVTAALGCLHSSVNPVLCICFFQDFRCHVLHMLRLRGEEPPNGNLPPCNDRENLSEENGRMCPQESTEQTQC, encoded by the exons ATGGAGAACGCG aGTCACTTCGACATAGAGTTGGATGGACTgtttttggaaaacagcagTTATGATTATGGTGACTACACTAATTATGAAGAAGACTTGCACATATTGTCAGTTTTCATCCCGGTCCTCTACTCCCTGGCCTTGATCGTGGGCCTGCTGGGGAATGGACTGCTGTTGGTGGTTCTGTACAAGCTCCTCTGCCCCTGGAGTGTGACCCACACCTTCATCCTGCACCTGTTGGTGGCCAACACCTTGCTCCTGCTCACTCTGCCCTTCTGGGCGGCAGAGGCTGCCCAGGGCTGGAGCTTCGGATCCCCGCTCTGCATGCTGATGGGAGCCATTTTCAAG ATCGTCTTCTGCTGTGGGAACTTTCTGTTGGCCTGCATGAGTGTGGACCAATACCTCTCCATTGTCCACAATGTCCAGATGTACTCAAAGTTGAATCCCTGGAAGGTGCAGGTCAACTTTCTGCTCGTATGGTTGGTCTGCCTCCTACTCTGCATCCCTGACTGGATCCCCACGAAATACCAGGAAACTGGGTTAAAAGGCATAGTGAAGTTCTGCCACAACCCTGTGCAGTTATCAGCCAGTGCTTATGCCTCACGCTGGCTCTACCACGTTGTGGGATTCATCATCCCCTCCATTGTCATTGTGTTCTGCTTCTCCTGCGCCCTACTGCGGCTGCCCGGCAGCTCACCGAGAATTCGGAAGCAAGGGTCCATGCGGGCGatcctggtgctggtgttggCCTTCTTCATCTGCTGGACGCCATACAACATCATCTTGATCGTGGACACTGCGTCCGTCCGAAAAGGCTCGTCTCTCGATACGCCTCTGATAGTAACCGCTGCTTTGGGTTGCCTGCACAGTTCAGTGAACCCTGTGTTATGCATCTGCTTTTTTCAAGACTTCCGGTGCCATGTGCTTCACATGCTGAGGCTGCGCGGTGAGGAGCCACCTAACGGAAACCTACCGCCATGCAATGACCGTGAGAATTTGTCTGAGGAAAACGGTCGAATGTGTCCACAGGAAAGTACCGAACAAACTCAATGTTAA
- the cxcr3.1 gene encoding C-X-C chemokine receptor type 3.1 — translation MAMSTYTSDDLQEFFGNYSDYGYGDENLSLSDTCCTGRVCMTETAAGFEAVFIPVLYSLALIVGLLGNGLVLAVLCQLRRSWSVTDTFILHLLVADTLLLLTLPFWAAEAAQGWTFGTPLCKLMGAIFKVNFYCGIFLLVCISLDRYLSIVYAVQMYSRRKSWQVHASCMGVWLLGILLSIPDWIFLEELKDERSKTVKCTHNYLAYKTSVKDWRDASRWLYHIVGFIIPSFIMVFCYSSILLQLFHGSQGFQKQRAMRVIVVLVLAFFICWTPYNITLIIDTLHANKTLNETCEATIALEVSLTATSTLGYMHCCLNPILYGFVGVKFRRQLLQVLKALGCMLKGQVRTSTRKSSMWSVSADTSYTSGF, via the exons ATG GCAATGTCAACATATACTTCAGACGATTTGCAGGAATTTTTTGGCAATTATTCCGATTATGGCTATGGTGATGAAAATTTATCTCTGAGTGACACATGCTGTACGGGCAGAGTATGCatgacagaaacagctgcaggTTTTGAAGCCGTGTTCATCCCGGTCCTCTACTCGCTGGCCTTGATTGTGGGCCTGCTGGGGAATGGACTGGTGTTGGCGGTTCTGTGTCAGCTACGCCGCTCCTGGAGCGTCACCGACACCTTCATCCTGCACCTGCTGGTGGCCGACACCTTGCTCCTGCTCACTCTGCCCTTCTGGGCGGCAGAGGCTGCCCAGGGCTGGACCTTCGGTACCCCGCTCTGCAAGCTGATGGGAGCCATTTTCAAG GTCAACTTCTACTGTGGGATCTTCCTGCTGGTCTGTATTAGTCTGGATCGATACCTCTCCATTGTCTACGCTGTTCAGATGTACTCACGCCGCAAGTCCTGGCAGGTACATGCCAGTTGCATGGGCGTGTGGCTACTCGGTATCCTGCTCTCCATTCCTGACTGGATCTTCCTTGAGGAGCTGAAGGATGAACGATCAAAGACAGTGAAGTGCACCCACAACTACCTGGCGTATAAAACCAGCGTTAAAGACTGGCGAGATGCTTCTCGCTGGCTCTACCACATTGTGGGATTCATCATCCCCTCCTTCATCATGGTCTTCTGTTACTCGTCCATCCTTTTGCAGCTGTTCCACGGCTCACAGGGGTTTCAGAAGCAAAGGGCCATGCGGGTGATCGTGGTGCTGGTGTTGGCCTTCTTCATCTGCTGGACGCCGTACAACATCACCCTAATCATTGACACCCTACATGCCAACAAAACACTTAACGAAACATGTGAAGCCACCATTGCGTTAGAAGTGTCACTGACAGCCACTTCCACTCTGGGTTACATGCACTGCTGCCTGAATCCCATCCTGTATGGCTTTGTCGGGGTCAAGTTCCGACGTCAACTGCTGCAGGTGCTGAAGGCTTTGGGTTGCATGCTGAAGGGTCAAGTGCGGACGTCCACACGGAAGAGCTCCATGTGGTCCGTGTCTGCAGACACCTCTTACACCTCGGGCTTCTGA